A region from the Acipenser ruthenus chromosome 13, fAciRut3.2 maternal haplotype, whole genome shotgun sequence genome encodes:
- the LOC117417792 gene encoding ADP-ribosylation factor-binding protein GGA1-like isoform X2: MAAGEETLESWLNRATDPSNQEEKWEVIKGFYEQVNKELEGPQIATRLLAHKIQSPQEKEALQALTVLETCMNNCGKRFHSEAGKYRFLNELIKVLSPKYLGTWSTEKVKSRLEQTLYSWTVWLPEDVKIKEAYRMLKKQGIIKKDPKLPENTLWPPPCPRTGRTVFDEEDKSKLLARLLKSSHPDDLQAANRLIKNTVKEDQDKMEKVSKRINTIEEVQNNTKLLNEMLTNYRRRDISDSDRDVMKGLYDRCEKLRPTLFRLAGDTVDNDEALAEILQANDKLTLAVHLYQELVERRDVNGNNGSNHSETKAPQSPGAVKSYHLIDLSELESESSPSTGSCESPQRRAGSPPTALLDEELMSSGLDSPSFSPISGIYKLALDQPMSQGGFSCSQNPEGLRAAVSSSSSSSSQGSAQDLLELRGRDSSQWPLTSQAPQNKPGPVLQPRSALGDLQNHPITSLARHTTPFSPTQRELTDSSLSDVFVSLDSIKLGGILPVTAYDKNGFRVMLHFARDPPAGRADVLVTVLSMLSTSPLPIRNIVFQAAVPKAVRVKLQTATSSELPAFNPILPTAVISQVMLFTKPQKEKVRLRFKLSFTQGGQSFCELGEVEHFPEISSWTGH; this comes from the exons ATGGCGGCAGGTGAAGAAACTTTAGAATCTTGGCTCA ACAGAGCCACAGATCCCAGTAACCAGGAGGAGAAGTGGGAAGTCATCAAGGGATTCTATGAGCAGGTCAACAAAGAACTAGAAGG CCCACAGATTGCTACTCGCCTCCTGGCTCATAAAATCCAATCCCCACAGGAGAAGGAAGCGCTGCAGGCACTCACA gtTTTGGAGACCTGCATGAACAACTGTGGGAAAAGGTTTCACAGTGAAGCTGGAAAGTACCGATTTCTGAATGAATTGATCAAAGTCTTATCACCAAAG TATCTGGGAACATGGAGTACGGAGAAGGTGAAGTCAAGGCTTGAACAGACACTGTACAGCTGGACTGTGTGGCTTCCAGAAGACGTTAAAATAAAGGAAGCCTATCGCATGCTAAAGAAGCAAG GTATTATAAAAAAAGACCCCAAGTTACCAGAGAACACATTGTGGCCACCTCCTTGTCCAAGAACAGGAAGAACAGTGTTTGATGAGGAAGATAAATCTAAG CTTTTAGCCAGGCTTCTGAAAAGTAGCCATCCGGACGACCTCCAGGCTGCCAACAGACTGATTAAGAATACAGTGAAAGAG GACCAAGACAAGATGGAAAAGGTGTCTAAACGAATAAACACCATTGAAGAGGTTCAGAACAACACGAAGCTCCTGAATGAGATGCTGACTAATTACAGGAGGAGGGACATCTCTGACAGCGACAGAGACGTCATGAAG GGCCTGTATGACAGGTGTGAGAAGCTAAGACCGACCCTTTTCCGACTGGCCGGTGACACTGTTGATAACGACGAAGCGTTAG CGGAAATCCTCCAAGCGAACGATAAACTGACCCTGGCAGTTCATTTATATCAGGAGCTTGTTGAAAGACGAGACGTGAATGGGAATAATGGAAGCAACCACTCCGAGACGAAAG CTCCACAAAGCCCGGGCGCTGTCAAGAGTTACCACCTCATAGACCTGTCAGAGCTGGAATCAGAGTCCAGTCCCAGCACGGGGTCCTGCGAGAGCCCCCAGCGCAGAGCAGGCAGTCCCCCCACCGCCCTGCTGGATGAAGAGCTCATGTCGTCGG GACTGGATAGCCCGTCTTTCTCACCGATTTCAGGAATTTATAAGTTGGCGTTAGATcag CCTATGAGCCAGGGTGGGTTCAGCTGCAGCCAGAATCctgaagggctgagagcagcagtgagcagcagcagcagcagcagcagccagggCAGTGCGCAGGACCTTCTGGAGCTGCGTGGAAGAGACTCCTCACAATGGCCTCTGACATCTCAGGCTCCACAAAACAAGCCTGG GCCTGTCCTACAGCCCCGGTCAGCCCTGGGTGACCTCCAGAATCATCCAATCACAAGCTTGGCACGTCACACTACACCTTTCAGCCCCACCCAGAGGGAGCTCACGGACAGCTCTCTGTCTGACGTCTTTGTTTCACTGGACTCCATTAAGCTAG GTGGCATTCTTCCAGTCACAGCCTATGATAAAAATGGCTTCCGAGTGATGCTGCACTTTGCCAGAGACCCCCCTGCTGGCCGTGCTGACGTGCTGGTGACTGTTCTGTCCATGCTCAGCACCTCCCCTCTCCCCATCAGGAATATTGTATTCCAGGCTGCGGTGCCCAAG GCTGTGAGAGTCAAGCTGCAGACAGCGACCAGCTCGGAACTCCCTGCTTTTAACCCTATACTGCCCACTGCTGTCATCTCCCAGGTCATGCTGTTTACCAAACCACAGAAG gaGAAGGTGCGGTTAAGGTTCAAGCTGAGCTTCACACAAGGCGGCCAGTCCTTCTGCGAGCTGGGAGAGGTGGAGCACTTTCCAGAAATCAGCTCCTGGACCGGTCACTGA
- the LOC117417792 gene encoding ADP-ribosylation factor-binding protein GGA1-like isoform X1, translating into MAAGEETLESWLNRATDPSNQEEKWEVIKGFYEQVNKELEGPQIATRLLAHKIQSPQEKEALQALTVLETCMNNCGKRFHSEAGKYRFLNELIKVLSPKYLGTWSTEKVKSRLEQTLYSWTVWLPEDVKIKEAYRMLKKQGIIKKDPKLPENTLWPPPCPRTGRTVFDEEDKSKLLARLLKSSHPDDLQAANRLIKNTVKEDQDKMEKVSKRINTIEEVQNNTKLLNEMLTNYRRRDISDSDRDVMKGLYDRCEKLRPTLFRLAGDTVDNDEALAEILQANDKLTLAVHLYQELVERRDVNGNNGSNHSETKAPQSPGAVKSYHLIDLSELESESSPSTGSCESPQRRAGSPPTALLDEELMSSGLDSPSFSPISGIYKLALDQPMSQGGFSCSQNPEGLRAAVSSSSSSSSQGSAQDLLELRGRDSSQWPLTSQAPQNKPGPVLQPRSALGDLQNHPITSLARHTTPFSPTQRELTDSSLSDVFVSLDSIKLAGGILPVTAYDKNGFRVMLHFARDPPAGRADVLVTVLSMLSTSPLPIRNIVFQAAVPKAVRVKLQTATSSELPAFNPILPTAVISQVMLFTKPQKEKVRLRFKLSFTQGGQSFCELGEVEHFPEISSWTGH; encoded by the exons ATGGCGGCAGGTGAAGAAACTTTAGAATCTTGGCTCA ACAGAGCCACAGATCCCAGTAACCAGGAGGAGAAGTGGGAAGTCATCAAGGGATTCTATGAGCAGGTCAACAAAGAACTAGAAGG CCCACAGATTGCTACTCGCCTCCTGGCTCATAAAATCCAATCCCCACAGGAGAAGGAAGCGCTGCAGGCACTCACA gtTTTGGAGACCTGCATGAACAACTGTGGGAAAAGGTTTCACAGTGAAGCTGGAAAGTACCGATTTCTGAATGAATTGATCAAAGTCTTATCACCAAAG TATCTGGGAACATGGAGTACGGAGAAGGTGAAGTCAAGGCTTGAACAGACACTGTACAGCTGGACTGTGTGGCTTCCAGAAGACGTTAAAATAAAGGAAGCCTATCGCATGCTAAAGAAGCAAG GTATTATAAAAAAAGACCCCAAGTTACCAGAGAACACATTGTGGCCACCTCCTTGTCCAAGAACAGGAAGAACAGTGTTTGATGAGGAAGATAAATCTAAG CTTTTAGCCAGGCTTCTGAAAAGTAGCCATCCGGACGACCTCCAGGCTGCCAACAGACTGATTAAGAATACAGTGAAAGAG GACCAAGACAAGATGGAAAAGGTGTCTAAACGAATAAACACCATTGAAGAGGTTCAGAACAACACGAAGCTCCTGAATGAGATGCTGACTAATTACAGGAGGAGGGACATCTCTGACAGCGACAGAGACGTCATGAAG GGCCTGTATGACAGGTGTGAGAAGCTAAGACCGACCCTTTTCCGACTGGCCGGTGACACTGTTGATAACGACGAAGCGTTAG CGGAAATCCTCCAAGCGAACGATAAACTGACCCTGGCAGTTCATTTATATCAGGAGCTTGTTGAAAGACGAGACGTGAATGGGAATAATGGAAGCAACCACTCCGAGACGAAAG CTCCACAAAGCCCGGGCGCTGTCAAGAGTTACCACCTCATAGACCTGTCAGAGCTGGAATCAGAGTCCAGTCCCAGCACGGGGTCCTGCGAGAGCCCCCAGCGCAGAGCAGGCAGTCCCCCCACCGCCCTGCTGGATGAAGAGCTCATGTCGTCGG GACTGGATAGCCCGTCTTTCTCACCGATTTCAGGAATTTATAAGTTGGCGTTAGATcag CCTATGAGCCAGGGTGGGTTCAGCTGCAGCCAGAATCctgaagggctgagagcagcagtgagcagcagcagcagcagcagcagccagggCAGTGCGCAGGACCTTCTGGAGCTGCGTGGAAGAGACTCCTCACAATGGCCTCTGACATCTCAGGCTCCACAAAACAAGCCTGG GCCTGTCCTACAGCCCCGGTCAGCCCTGGGTGACCTCCAGAATCATCCAATCACAAGCTTGGCACGTCACACTACACCTTTCAGCCCCACCCAGAGGGAGCTCACGGACAGCTCTCTGTCTGACGTCTTTGTTTCACTGGACTCCATTAAGCTAG CAGGTGGCATTCTTCCAGTCACAGCCTATGATAAAAATGGCTTCCGAGTGATGCTGCACTTTGCCAGAGACCCCCCTGCTGGCCGTGCTGACGTGCTGGTGACTGTTCTGTCCATGCTCAGCACCTCCCCTCTCCCCATCAGGAATATTGTATTCCAGGCTGCGGTGCCCAAG GCTGTGAGAGTCAAGCTGCAGACAGCGACCAGCTCGGAACTCCCTGCTTTTAACCCTATACTGCCCACTGCTGTCATCTCCCAGGTCATGCTGTTTACCAAACCACAGAAG gaGAAGGTGCGGTTAAGGTTCAAGCTGAGCTTCACACAAGGCGGCCAGTCCTTCTGCGAGCTGGGAGAGGTGGAGCACTTTCCAGAAATCAGCTCCTGGACCGGTCACTGA
- the LOC117417792 gene encoding ADP-ribosylation factor-binding protein GGA1-like isoform X3: protein MAAGEETLESWLNRATDPSNQEEKWEVIKGFYEQVNKELEGPQIATRLLAHKIQSPQEKEALQALTVLETCMNNCGKRFHSEAGKYRFLNELIKVLSPKYLGTWSTEKVKSRLEQTLYSWTVWLPEDVKIKEAYRMLKKQGIIKKDPKLPENTLWPPPCPRTGRTVFDEEDKSKLLARLLKSSHPDDLQAANRLIKNTVKEDQDKMEKVSKRINTIEEVQNNTKLLNEMLTNYRRRDISDSDRDVMKGLYDRCEKLRPTLFRLAGDTVDNDEALAEILQANDKLTLAVHLYQELVERRDVNGNNGSNHSETKAPQSPGAVKSYHLIDLSELESESSPSTGSCESPQRRAGSPPTALLDEELMSSGLDSPSFSPISGIYKLALDQPMSQGGFSCSQNPEGLRAAVSSSSSSSSQGSAQDLLELRGRDSSQWPLTSQAPQNKPGPVLQPRSALGDLQNHPITSLARHTTPFSPTQRELTDSSLSDVFVSLDSIKLAGGILPVTAYDKNGFRVMLHFARDPPAGRADVLVTVLSMLSTSPLPIRNIVFQAAVPKAVRVKLQTATSSELPAFNPILPTAVISQVMLFTKPQKQLSCL, encoded by the exons ATGGCGGCAGGTGAAGAAACTTTAGAATCTTGGCTCA ACAGAGCCACAGATCCCAGTAACCAGGAGGAGAAGTGGGAAGTCATCAAGGGATTCTATGAGCAGGTCAACAAAGAACTAGAAGG CCCACAGATTGCTACTCGCCTCCTGGCTCATAAAATCCAATCCCCACAGGAGAAGGAAGCGCTGCAGGCACTCACA gtTTTGGAGACCTGCATGAACAACTGTGGGAAAAGGTTTCACAGTGAAGCTGGAAAGTACCGATTTCTGAATGAATTGATCAAAGTCTTATCACCAAAG TATCTGGGAACATGGAGTACGGAGAAGGTGAAGTCAAGGCTTGAACAGACACTGTACAGCTGGACTGTGTGGCTTCCAGAAGACGTTAAAATAAAGGAAGCCTATCGCATGCTAAAGAAGCAAG GTATTATAAAAAAAGACCCCAAGTTACCAGAGAACACATTGTGGCCACCTCCTTGTCCAAGAACAGGAAGAACAGTGTTTGATGAGGAAGATAAATCTAAG CTTTTAGCCAGGCTTCTGAAAAGTAGCCATCCGGACGACCTCCAGGCTGCCAACAGACTGATTAAGAATACAGTGAAAGAG GACCAAGACAAGATGGAAAAGGTGTCTAAACGAATAAACACCATTGAAGAGGTTCAGAACAACACGAAGCTCCTGAATGAGATGCTGACTAATTACAGGAGGAGGGACATCTCTGACAGCGACAGAGACGTCATGAAG GGCCTGTATGACAGGTGTGAGAAGCTAAGACCGACCCTTTTCCGACTGGCCGGTGACACTGTTGATAACGACGAAGCGTTAG CGGAAATCCTCCAAGCGAACGATAAACTGACCCTGGCAGTTCATTTATATCAGGAGCTTGTTGAAAGACGAGACGTGAATGGGAATAATGGAAGCAACCACTCCGAGACGAAAG CTCCACAAAGCCCGGGCGCTGTCAAGAGTTACCACCTCATAGACCTGTCAGAGCTGGAATCAGAGTCCAGTCCCAGCACGGGGTCCTGCGAGAGCCCCCAGCGCAGAGCAGGCAGTCCCCCCACCGCCCTGCTGGATGAAGAGCTCATGTCGTCGG GACTGGATAGCCCGTCTTTCTCACCGATTTCAGGAATTTATAAGTTGGCGTTAGATcag CCTATGAGCCAGGGTGGGTTCAGCTGCAGCCAGAATCctgaagggctgagagcagcagtgagcagcagcagcagcagcagcagccagggCAGTGCGCAGGACCTTCTGGAGCTGCGTGGAAGAGACTCCTCACAATGGCCTCTGACATCTCAGGCTCCACAAAACAAGCCTGG GCCTGTCCTACAGCCCCGGTCAGCCCTGGGTGACCTCCAGAATCATCCAATCACAAGCTTGGCACGTCACACTACACCTTTCAGCCCCACCCAGAGGGAGCTCACGGACAGCTCTCTGTCTGACGTCTTTGTTTCACTGGACTCCATTAAGCTAG CAGGTGGCATTCTTCCAGTCACAGCCTATGATAAAAATGGCTTCCGAGTGATGCTGCACTTTGCCAGAGACCCCCCTGCTGGCCGTGCTGACGTGCTGGTGACTGTTCTGTCCATGCTCAGCACCTCCCCTCTCCCCATCAGGAATATTGTATTCCAGGCTGCGGTGCCCAAG GCTGTGAGAGTCAAGCTGCAGACAGCGACCAGCTCGGAACTCCCTGCTTTTAACCCTATACTGCCCACTGCTGTCATCTCCCAGGTCATGCTGTTTACCAAACCACAGAAG cagCTCTCGTGTCTCTGA